In bacterium, one genomic interval encodes:
- the gmhA gene encoding D-sedoheptulose 7-phosphate isomerase, protein MKELIQKTIAEHLAVTMAVNGQLIEQIAEVGKRLIATLEAGNKILLCGNGGSAADAQHIAAEMTGRYLAKNRRPLPAIALTTDTSALTAIGNDFGIEQIFSRQVEALGKKGDFLIAISTSGNSSNVLAAAATARRAQMTVIGITGGNGGELKAASDLALIVPSSHTPHIQEMHILIAHILCDLVDRHFAIS, encoded by the coding sequence ATGAAAGAACTGATACAGAAGACGATCGCCGAGCATCTGGCGGTCACCATGGCAGTGAATGGCCAGTTGATCGAACAGATCGCTGAGGTGGGCAAGCGTTTGATTGCCACACTTGAGGCAGGCAACAAGATACTGCTCTGTGGGAATGGCGGATCGGCCGCCGATGCCCAGCATATCGCTGCAGAGATGACCGGGCGGTATCTCGCCAAAAATCGTCGTCCACTTCCGGCAATCGCATTGACGACTGACACTTCCGCCTTGACCGCTATCGGCAATGATTTTGGTATCGAGCAGATATTCTCTCGCCAGGTTGAGGCTTTGGGAAAGAAGGGGGATTTCCTGATCGCCATCTCTACTTCTGGCAATTCCTCCAATGTCTTGGCCGCGGCGGCTACGGCACGCAGAGCGCAGATGACTGTCATCGGAATCACCGGCGGTAACGGTGGAGAGCTAAAGGCCGCATCCGACCTTGCTTTGATCGTCCCATCATCTCACACGCCGCATATTCAGGAAATGCATATCCTGATCGCCCATATTCTGTGCGATCTGGTAGACCGTCATTTCGCGATCTCGTAG
- a CDS encoding flippase, producing MTDIVTSEIDIASKSPEAQPFRYSGRQLARNSLYNYAGLIAPLVVGFVSIPVLVANLGTDRFGLLSLAWMVVGYFNIFDMGIGRATTKFVAEYSAQGRKAELAPLVLNALVLAGSGGLIGTILVSLLAPTVVNDWLNIPPELRAEALATMYVVAASIPILLTNACARGVLEAQQKFALANSIRVPSSVSAFLVPILVLPFSRDLFVIVLALTMAKTIVMTVYLRFALRGLGIWKYGRISRTMLLQLLGYGKWVTVSNIIAPMMGQADRFLVGSFLTLTAVAYYATPFDLMTKLFIIPTGLVTVLFPVFSSYSAKPGEDVVRLHQKAVRYILLTMLPIVVGAITLAEPFLNLWLNADFAAHSAIVLQLMAVGVLINSIARVPLSAIEALGRPDMTATMYLIELPIYIAALWFATTRFGIAGAAMVWTARLLIESILLFTLSARVIGTPGESLWPKAKICTLVLTSLALAWTITFVHSPLLRVAAAFGLIAGVVTVVWMHGLSLNERGEVLRIVTSRIKRGNS from the coding sequence GTGACCGATATTGTAACATCAGAAATTGACATAGCTTCCAAATCTCCCGAGGCACAGCCGTTCCGCTATTCCGGACGGCAACTAGCCCGTAACAGCCTGTATAATTATGCCGGTCTGATCGCACCGCTGGTGGTCGGTTTTGTGTCGATCCCGGTGCTGGTGGCGAATTTGGGGACCGATCGGTTTGGCTTGCTGTCGCTGGCCTGGATGGTGGTTGGCTATTTCAATATTTTCGATATGGGGATTGGCCGCGCCACCACCAAGTTTGTCGCCGAATACAGCGCCCAGGGAAGAAAAGCGGAACTCGCCCCCCTGGTACTCAACGCACTCGTGCTGGCGGGAAGCGGCGGACTGATCGGCACGATTCTGGTTTCGCTACTGGCCCCAACCGTCGTTAATGACTGGCTGAATATTCCGCCGGAACTTCGCGCTGAAGCGCTCGCAACCATGTACGTTGTGGCTGCGTCTATCCCGATCTTGCTGACCAATGCTTGCGCCCGTGGTGTGCTGGAGGCACAACAAAAATTCGCGCTGGCCAATTCCATTCGAGTGCCAAGCAGTGTCTCCGCATTTCTGGTCCCGATCTTGGTACTCCCATTCTCCCGCGACTTGTTTGTGATTGTCCTGGCCCTGACAATGGCCAAAACAATAGTCATGACCGTCTATCTGCGGTTTGCCCTTCGCGGTTTGGGGATCTGGAAATATGGGCGCATCAGTCGCACCATGTTGCTGCAATTGTTGGGATACGGGAAGTGGGTGACGGTCAGCAATATCATCGCCCCAATGATGGGGCAGGCGGATCGCTTTCTGGTCGGCTCTTTCCTGACCCTGACAGCTGTAGCGTACTACGCAACTCCGTTTGACTTGATGACGAAATTGTTCATAATCCCGACCGGTCTGGTTACGGTCCTTTTCCCTGTATTCAGTTCCTACTCGGCCAAGCCGGGAGAGGATGTCGTGCGGCTGCATCAGAAAGCGGTGCGATATATTCTTCTCACCATGTTGCCGATCGTTGTCGGAGCGATCACGCTGGCTGAACCTTTCCTGAATCTCTGGCTCAATGCCGACTTTGCCGCACACAGTGCGATCGTCCTGCAACTCATGGCGGTTGGCGTGCTGATTAATTCCATCGCGCGCGTCCCGCTTTCGGCGATCGAAGCTCTCGGACGTCCTGACATGACCGCAACCATGTACCTGATCGAGCTGCCGATATACATAGCGGCTCTCTGGTTTGCCACCACCCGATTTGGCATTGCCGGGGCAGCCATGGTCTGGACAGCCCGGCTGTTGATTGAATCAATTCTCCTGTTCACTCTTTCTGCACGTGTGATCGGAACGCCGGGGGAGAGCCTCTGGCCGAAAGCGAAGATCTGCACGCTGGTGCTGACCTCACTCGCGCTTGCCTGGACGATAACGTTTGTTCACTCGCCACTTCTTCGAGTGGCCGCGGCGTTTGGTCTTATTGCCGGTGTGGTCACCGTTGTCTGGATGCATGGGCTTAGTCTGAACGAGCGCGGAGAAGTGCTTCGCATAGTTACATCGCGAATCAAGCGGGGCAACTCATGA
- the rfbB gene encoding dTDP-glucose 4,6-dehydratase, with product MEIRDFTRRIAVTGGAGFIGSNLLLRLVPKHPDYLFVNVDCLTYAGNLTNLVSIENAPNYAFAKANICDFESLQELFERYQLNGLIHLAAESHVDRSISGPAEFITTNIIGTFNLLELAREANKREPFRFHHVSTDEVYGSLGDHGFFNEESPFRPNSPYSASKASADHLVRAYHKTYGLDVVTTNCSNNYGPYQFPEKLIPLMIRNAVAGLPLPVYGDGGNVRDWLYVEDHCIALDLVFHKGITGKTYAIGGHSEISNLSLVQLLCKTIDESLGGGPRESLITFVTDRPGHDRRYAIDASRIKNELGWTPSCTFEDGLRRTVRWYLEHAEWLENCISGEYLQYYERMYHDRTLGKR from the coding sequence ATGGAGATAAGGGATTTCACTCGTCGCATCGCCGTCACCGGCGGAGCCGGATTTATCGGCTCTAATTTGCTTCTTCGGCTTGTCCCGAAACACCCTGACTACCTGTTTGTTAATGTCGATTGCCTCACCTATGCCGGCAATTTGACCAATCTGGTCTCGATCGAAAACGCCCCAAATTACGCTTTCGCCAAAGCAAATATCTGCGATTTCGAGTCACTGCAAGAGCTGTTTGAACGGTACCAACTCAACGGTCTGATCCATCTCGCGGCTGAATCCCACGTGGATCGATCTATCTCCGGACCAGCCGAGTTCATCACCACGAATATCATCGGGACATTCAATCTGCTTGAGCTGGCGCGCGAGGCAAACAAACGTGAACCATTCCGGTTCCACCATGTTTCCACCGATGAGGTGTATGGTTCACTCGGTGACCACGGCTTCTTCAACGAGGAGAGCCCGTTCCGTCCAAACTCACCCTATTCGGCCAGTAAAGCGTCGGCGGACCATCTCGTTCGTGCGTATCACAAAACGTATGGTCTCGATGTCGTCACGACCAATTGCTCCAACAACTATGGTCCATATCAATTTCCGGAGAAACTGATTCCCCTGATGATCCGGAATGCCGTCGCGGGCTTACCCCTGCCGGTGTATGGCGATGGCGGCAATGTGCGAGATTGGCTGTATGTCGAGGACCACTGCATCGCCCTCGATCTGGTCTTCCATAAGGGGATCACCGGGAAGACCTACGCGATCGGCGGTCACAGCGAGATCAGCAATCTGTCGTTGGTGCAATTGCTCTGCAAGACAATCGATGAGTCTCTTGGTGGAGGCCCACGTGAGTCGCTAATCACCTTCGTAACCGACCGTCCCGGCCATGACCGCCGTTATGCGATTGATGCCTCTCGTATCAAGAATGAACTTGGCTGGACGCCATCATGCACCTTCGAAGATGGGTTGCGCAGGACCGTGCGATGGTATTTGGAGCATGCCGAATGGCTTGAAAACTGCATCAGCGGTGAGTATCTTCAATATTATGAACGGATGTATCACGATCGCACACTGGGGAAACGATGA
- a CDS encoding dTDP-4-dehydrorhamnose 3,5-epimerase family protein — MIRQLEPFTDSRGWLIEIFRHDELPAEFHPVMCYLSMTRPGVTRGPHEHREQADLFAFLGPSTFRLYLWDTRPESETFKTSCRFDFGETNRAIVIVPPGVVHAYKNIGTVDGIVYNAPNRLYAGWGRKEAVDEIRHENDPDSPFRLD, encoded by the coding sequence ATGATCAGGCAACTTGAACCTTTCACGGACAGCCGCGGATGGCTGATCGAGATCTTTCGCCATGACGAGTTGCCGGCTGAATTTCATCCGGTGATGTGTTACCTTTCGATGACCCGTCCAGGAGTGACACGCGGCCCGCACGAACACCGTGAACAGGCCGACCTGTTTGCATTCCTGGGGCCATCGACATTCCGCCTGTACCTCTGGGATACGCGACCTGAATCCGAGACCTTCAAAACCTCCTGTCGGTTTGATTTTGGTGAAACGAATCGAGCCATCGTGATCGTCCCGCCCGGAGTGGTGCACGCCTATAAGAACATTGGCACAGTCGATGGAATCGTGTATAATGCGCCGAATAGACTATACGCCGGATGGGGGAGGAAAGAGGCAGTTGATGAGATCCGGCATGAGAATGACCCAGATTCACCGTTCAGGTTAGACTGA
- the rfbA gene encoding glucose-1-phosphate thymidylyltransferase RfbA — protein MSSKVTKGIILAGGSGTRLYPVTQVVCKQLLPVYDKPMIYYPLSTLMLFGIQDILIISTPQDIPKFEALFGDGRQLGLSISYAIQPKPEGIAQAFVIGEKFIGNDSVALILGDNIFYGVSDFLPSASTFRDGALVFGYWVKDPERYGVAEFDASGKAISIEEKPSKPKSNFAITGLYLYDNQVVNIAKNLTPSKRGELEITDVNRAYLEQGNLKVVRLGRGIAWLDTGTHESMLDAGEFIATIEKRQGLKVACIEEIAYRQRFINRQQMDSIIASMGNNEYRRYLADVINEVNGSHW, from the coding sequence ATGAGCAGTAAGGTCACAAAGGGGATCATTCTCGCCGGTGGAAGTGGCACCCGGCTCTATCCGGTTACGCAGGTTGTCTGCAAACAGCTTCTGCCGGTTTATGACAAACCAATGATCTACTATCCGTTGTCGACCCTCATGCTGTTCGGGATTCAGGATATCCTGATCATCTCCACGCCACAGGATATACCAAAATTTGAAGCGTTGTTCGGGGATGGCCGTCAGCTTGGACTTTCCATCTCCTATGCCATACAACCGAAGCCGGAAGGGATCGCTCAGGCCTTTGTCATTGGCGAGAAGTTCATCGGCAATGACTCGGTCGCGCTCATTCTTGGTGACAATATTTTTTACGGTGTGTCCGATTTCCTGCCGTCCGCCTCAACCTTCCGCGATGGGGCATTGGTTTTCGGCTACTGGGTAAAAGACCCGGAAAGATACGGCGTCGCCGAGTTTGATGCTTCGGGCAAGGCGATCTCGATCGAGGAGAAGCCATCCAAGCCGAAATCGAACTTTGCGATAACCGGGCTCTATCTGTATGACAATCAGGTGGTGAATATCGCAAAAAATCTCACTCCCTCGAAACGGGGAGAGCTGGAGATCACCGATGTTAACCGGGCCTATCTTGAGCAGGGGAATCTGAAAGTCGTGCGCCTTGGACGCGGTATCGCCTGGCTTGATACCGGCACGCATGAATCGATGCTTGATGCCGGCGAGTTCATCGCCACCATCGAAAAGAGGCAGGGGCTCAAGGTCGCCTGTATCGAAGAGATTGCTTACCGCCAGCGATTCATCAATCGACAACAGATGGACAGCATCATTGCCTCCATGGGGAATAACGAGTACCGACGGTATCTCGCAGACGTTATCAACGAAGTCAATGGCAGTCACTGGTAA
- a CDS encoding O-antigen ligase family protein, protein MSHALAASSNRRGFLIGAISVLFAIGLYVNIGKVLLGSRTLLLATDVMILALCAVVAALWLSGRARAGAVELLIVAFTIVGTLELFHPNVPSILLGMEGYRRLIFQMLGFLVGIVAIRKRGDILFLWKLLAFCAVPILLYSIKQFFVISDFDQALIESTAADMDTWQIFGKIRSFGLFSGPFHLGIFAGLIFWIAVALRAETRSRWFTWLAALAVCACVASLTRASLIALLVSIPVVLVFVLRHARGRVIAIALTVLITGVVGFYIAKATSSTVASVVEGYSLLESLQNDGRLQGRFEDYSHAVKTLVDYPLGAGMGSASDAMGAHFAASNGLHITSHNLFLWVGLETGLIGLLLFIGILFSIFLAARKLVALDDRPLAMAAFGALVVILISGLTGSTLSAYPVNLIFWTLSGCYVGYLRTLEWNRKPGVSK, encoded by the coding sequence ATGAGTCACGCCTTGGCCGCGTCATCCAATCGTCGGGGATTCCTGATCGGAGCTATCTCCGTGCTGTTTGCTATCGGATTGTATGTCAATATCGGGAAGGTCCTGCTCGGATCGCGCACACTTCTCCTGGCGACCGATGTCATGATTCTTGCGCTTTGCGCTGTGGTGGCCGCTCTCTGGCTGAGCGGGCGAGCAAGAGCAGGTGCTGTTGAGCTGCTTATTGTTGCGTTTACTATCGTCGGGACGCTGGAGCTGTTCCATCCAAACGTGCCATCCATTCTCCTTGGAATGGAAGGGTATCGTCGGTTGATCTTCCAGATGCTCGGATTTCTTGTCGGGATAGTTGCGATCCGCAAACGCGGCGATATACTCTTTCTCTGGAAATTACTGGCGTTCTGTGCCGTGCCGATACTTCTCTACTCGATAAAGCAATTCTTTGTCATCTCCGACTTTGACCAGGCCCTGATCGAAAGCACCGCCGCCGACATGGATACCTGGCAGATATTTGGAAAGATCCGGTCGTTTGGATTATTCTCCGGCCCGTTTCATCTGGGGATTTTCGCCGGACTGATCTTCTGGATAGCCGTTGCTCTTCGAGCGGAGACCAGAAGCCGATGGTTCACCTGGCTGGCGGCTCTTGCTGTGTGCGCCTGCGTTGCTTCGCTGACTCGCGCCAGCCTGATAGCACTGCTAGTCTCGATCCCTGTTGTCCTCGTGTTTGTCCTGCGTCATGCCCGCGGCAGAGTAATAGCTATCGCGCTGACGGTACTAATAACCGGCGTGGTTGGATTCTATATCGCAAAAGCGACTTCAAGCACGGTCGCTTCGGTTGTCGAAGGTTACTCGTTGCTGGAATCACTGCAGAACGATGGCCGATTGCAGGGGAGATTTGAGGATTACAGTCACGCAGTCAAAACGCTTGTCGATTATCCGCTCGGTGCCGGAATGGGGAGTGCATCGGATGCGATGGGAGCTCATTTTGCCGCATCTAACGGCCTGCATATCACGAGTCATAATCTCTTTCTCTGGGTCGGCCTGGAGACTGGCCTGATCGGGCTGTTGCTGTTTATTGGGATTCTTTTTTCAATTTTTCTGGCGGCTCGCAAGCTGGTCGCTCTTGATGACCGACCATTGGCGATGGCCGCATTTGGCGCACTTGTGGTGATCCTGATCTCCGGCCTGACCGGCTCCACGCTATCAGCTTATCCGGTCAACCTGATCTTTTGGACACTCTCGGGCTGTTATGTCGGCTACCTCAGGACATTGGAATGGAACAGAAAACCAGGAGTGAGTAAATGA
- the rfbD gene encoding dTDP-4-dehydrorhamnose reductase: MAVTGKILITGCQGQLGMDLMGYLCDHATVVGIDQADVDICNFTGLLETFRAIKPQWVIHTAAYTDVDGCEANPGLAQAINADGTENVARAATKVGANMLYYSTDYVFDGHSNRPYLETDEVNPQTAYGRSKADGEERVKVCVDNYVVMRISWVYGLYGKNFVKTILRLGREFQEAKLSGKALPPLKVVDDQHGNPTWTAEIARQTKVILDSGIFGLLHATSEGETTWYRLARQIFDEMHIAADLEPCSSEQFPRPAPRPKYSVLENARLKEAGLNLMSPHDAALHQFLSTHGEKL; this comes from the coding sequence ATGGCAGTCACTGGTAAAATACTGATCACCGGCTGCCAGGGGCAGCTCGGCATGGACCTGATGGGGTATCTCTGCGACCATGCGACCGTGGTCGGGATCGACCAGGCCGATGTCGATATCTGCAATTTTACGGGACTGCTGGAGACCTTTCGCGCCATCAAACCGCAGTGGGTCATTCATACAGCCGCATATACCGATGTAGATGGTTGCGAAGCGAATCCCGGTCTGGCGCAGGCGATCAACGCTGATGGCACCGAAAATGTCGCTCGAGCAGCCACCAAAGTTGGCGCCAACATGCTTTACTACTCGACCGATTACGTCTTCGATGGTCACTCGAACCGTCCGTATCTTGAGACCGACGAGGTCAACCCGCAGACCGCTTATGGACGATCCAAGGCTGATGGGGAAGAGCGTGTGAAGGTATGTGTCGACAACTACGTGGTTATGCGAATCAGTTGGGTGTATGGCCTATACGGTAAGAATTTTGTCAAAACAATTCTCCGCTTGGGGCGTGAGTTTCAAGAGGCAAAGTTGTCAGGGAAGGCATTGCCGCCGCTGAAGGTGGTTGACGACCAGCACGGTAACCCAACGTGGACAGCGGAGATAGCGCGACAAACGAAAGTGATACTTGATAGCGGCATCTTTGGGTTATTGCATGCAACCTCAGAGGGGGAGACCACCTGGTATCGCCTCGCACGCCAGATCTTTGATGAGATGCATATAGCGGCTGACCTGGAACCGTGCAGCTCCGAGCAATTTCCTAGACCGGCGCCGCGCCCGAAATATTCTGTTCTGGAGAACGCCCGGCTCAAAGAGGCAGGGCTGAATCTGATGAGTCCGCACGATGCCGCACTGCACCAGTTCCTGTCGACCCATGGAGAAAAACTGTGA
- a CDS encoding glycosyltransferase family 4 protein translates to MTRGSKKILMLTHEFPPMQGGISRYASELATSAVTLGHEVTVIAPDSYADCSGIDSSSPYAVRRFRAAAYGPKELPSLFRRASRIDTSNFDIVHAVDPSFVMALAFVRHFRKVEYQATVYGTDILGLRTSIQATLTGTRRMYERPARLIAISDFTRTMLLDKCPHVDSNKVDVSPLGVSRYWFEAADADNVREQFDIPKTNDLLLTVSRLDSRKGHRTMLNALRALPSELKSKLTYAIVGTASDELYHQEILKLAAECGADVRFLGRLSDRDLRALYASATLFCMPGEPDPHKIEGFGLVYLEAAAQGLPSLASSIGAVPEVVLDNQTGWLVEPANTDAVTQRLIQLLGNKPMLRQVGQLARSRAMEYTWEKCARLTYGEAA, encoded by the coding sequence ATGACGCGGGGGAGCAAGAAGATCCTGATGCTGACGCATGAATTCCCGCCCATGCAGGGAGGGATATCCCGATATGCATCCGAGTTGGCAACTTCTGCCGTCACTTTGGGACATGAAGTAACGGTCATTGCACCGGACAGCTACGCGGACTGCAGTGGAATTGATAGCTCATCCCCGTATGCGGTGCGTCGCTTTCGAGCCGCCGCCTATGGACCAAAGGAACTACCGTCGTTGTTTCGTCGCGCTTCCCGCATTGATACCAGTAATTTTGATATAGTCCATGCGGTCGATCCTTCTTTCGTCATGGCCCTGGCCTTCGTGCGCCATTTCCGAAAAGTCGAATACCAGGCGACCGTCTATGGCACAGATATCCTCGGACTGCGGACCTCCATCCAGGCGACCCTCACCGGAACTCGTCGCATGTATGAACGTCCAGCCCGTCTGATCGCAATTTCCGATTTCACCCGCACAATGCTACTAGATAAGTGTCCGCATGTAGATAGCAACAAAGTCGATGTTTCACCCTTAGGTGTCAGCCGATACTGGTTTGAAGCGGCCGATGCAGACAATGTTCGCGAGCAGTTCGATATACCAAAAACAAATGATCTGCTGCTGACGGTCTCTCGTCTGGATAGCCGCAAAGGGCACCGGACAATGCTGAACGCATTGCGCGCACTTCCGTCAGAACTCAAATCCAAGTTGACGTACGCAATAGTCGGGACAGCTTCTGATGAATTATACCACCAGGAGATCCTAAAACTTGCTGCCGAGTGCGGAGCGGATGTTCGCTTCCTTGGAAGATTGAGCGACCGCGATCTGCGCGCCCTGTATGCCAGCGCGACTCTGTTTTGTATGCCGGGCGAGCCGGATCCCCACAAGATCGAAGGCTTCGGATTGGTTTATCTGGAAGCAGCAGCCCAGGGGTTGCCTTCGCTTGCTAGTTCGATCGGCGCAGTCCCCGAAGTCGTACTTGATAACCAGACCGGATGGCTGGTTGAACCTGCCAATACTGACGCTGTCACCCAACGACTAATTCAACTCTTGGGCAACAAACCGATGCTCCGTCAGGTGGGCCAGCTGGCGCGTAGCCGAGCCATGGAGTATACGTGGGAGAAGTGCGCTCGACTGACCTATGGGGAGGCGGCATGA
- a CDS encoding M42 family metallopeptidase yields MDSSELLLKELTEANGVSGYETEVRKIMARELKTTSKEVSYDKMGSIMGVQPGSAANPRVMVVGHMDEIGFMVKEITDDGYIKFLPLGGWWGHVALGQRMRIITSKGPVIGVVGSRPPHILEPAQREKVLDIKDMFIDVGVVQKFDVKKKLGIKQGDPIIPDSQFTILGNQKVYMAKAFDNRVACAIVIEVARRLKKIKHPNTYLGCGSVQEEVGCRGAHTLAYLAEPDICIVVDTGIALDVPPDSTKKAERLGGGAAVLIYDALMIPNLKLRDMVIDTAAKNKLPIHLTTMERGATDGSRVHISRVGVPSIVIGPPVRYIHSHNAMLHRDDYETTIKLVVELIKKLDSRTVKSLTEG; encoded by the coding sequence GTGGATTCATCAGAACTGCTGCTCAAAGAGCTCACTGAAGCGAATGGCGTCTCCGGATACGAGACCGAAGTTCGGAAGATCATGGCTCGCGAACTGAAAACGACCTCCAAAGAGGTCAGCTATGACAAAATGGGCTCGATCATGGGTGTCCAGCCGGGAAGTGCGGCTAACCCTCGTGTCATGGTGGTCGGTCATATGGACGAGATCGGCTTCATGGTGAAAGAGATCACGGATGACGGCTATATCAAATTCCTCCCGCTTGGTGGATGGTGGGGGCACGTCGCCCTTGGCCAGCGGATGCGGATCATCACGTCCAAAGGACCGGTGATCGGTGTGGTCGGATCACGTCCGCCTCACATCCTTGAACCTGCCCAGCGCGAAAAAGTACTCGATATCAAGGATATGTTCATCGATGTCGGCGTGGTGCAGAAGTTCGATGTCAAAAAGAAGCTTGGTATCAAGCAGGGTGATCCGATCATTCCGGATTCGCAGTTCACCATTCTGGGCAATCAGAAAGTCTACATGGCGAAGGCATTCGATAACCGCGTCGCCTGCGCAATTGTCATCGAGGTAGCCCGTCGCCTCAAAAAGATCAAACATCCGAATACCTACCTCGGCTGTGGCTCCGTCCAGGAAGAGGTCGGTTGTCGTGGCGCCCATACTCTGGCCTATCTGGCCGAACCGGATATCTGTATTGTGGTCGATACCGGCATCGCCCTCGATGTGCCGCCGGATTCGACCAAAAAGGCCGAACGGCTGGGTGGCGGAGCGGCAGTGCTCATTTATGATGCGCTGATGATTCCCAATCTCAAGCTGCGGGATATGGTGATCGACACGGCCGCCAAAAACAAGCTGCCGATCCACCTGACCACTATGGAGAGAGGGGCAACCGATGGTTCGCGTGTTCATATCAGCCGCGTCGGTGTCCCGTCAATCGTTATCGGACCGCCGGTACGCTATATTCATAGCCATAACGCGATGCTGCATCGCGATGATTACGAAACCACCATTAAACTGGTGGTCGAGCTGATCAAGAAGCTGGATAGCCGGACGGTCAAATCACTGACCGAAGGATAA
- a CDS encoding cysteine--tRNA ligase yields MALRFKNSLTRRTEEFKSLEPGQVRMYTCGPTVYNFAHIGNFRTYMFEDLLRRYLKYKGYQVTQVMNLTDIDDKIIRESNAKGITTKEFTKPFIDAFFADMKTLGIEAAEHYPAATDHIPEMVQIVKELEAKGHAYQINGNYYFKIGSFPAYGKLANLDMQGLKPGARIAADEYEKDSVSDFALWKAWDEADGRAFWETEIGKGRPGWHLECSAMSMKYLGKTFDIHTGGVDNMFPHHENEIAQSEGATGEKFVSYWLHSEHLIVEGKKMSKSLGNFFTLRDILYKGYPGLAVRYLLLSTHYRQQLNFTFDGLDAARSALDRYNDFVDNLALYGGGRSDGTAQGAIDKAKSGFEENLDDDLNISGALGVLFDLIRDINKLKAEDKLSAPERDAVLALVDRFDSVLGFKKQAGVLDADIEALIQQRQDARKAKDFAKSDQIRNDLLAQGIVLEDTPQGVKWKRKV; encoded by the coding sequence ATGGCGTTACGTTTCAAGAATAGTCTGACGCGCCGCACTGAAGAGTTCAAGTCGCTCGAGCCGGGTCAAGTTCGCATGTATACCTGCGGCCCGACAGTCTATAATTTTGCGCATATCGGCAATTTCCGAACCTACATGTTCGAAGACCTGCTGCGCCGTTATCTCAAATACAAGGGGTACCAGGTAACACAGGTGATGAACCTGACGGATATCGATGATAAGATCATCCGCGAGTCGAATGCGAAAGGGATCACCACCAAGGAATTCACCAAGCCGTTCATTGACGCGTTTTTCGCCGACATGAAGACGCTTGGGATCGAGGCGGCTGAGCACTACCCGGCCGCGACCGATCATATTCCGGAGATGGTCCAGATCGTGAAAGAACTCGAGGCCAAGGGGCATGCGTACCAGATAAACGGCAACTACTACTTCAAGATTGGCTCATTCCCGGCCTACGGCAAATTGGCCAATCTCGATATGCAGGGGCTGAAACCGGGTGCGCGCATCGCCGCCGATGAATATGAGAAGGACTCCGTCTCCGACTTTGCGCTCTGGAAAGCCTGGGATGAAGCAGATGGTCGCGCTTTCTGGGAGACAGAAATCGGCAAGGGGCGTCCCGGCTGGCACCTGGAATGCTCGGCCATGTCGATGAAGTACCTCGGTAAAACGTTCGACATTCACACGGGCGGGGTCGACAATATGTTCCCGCACCATGAGAATGAGATCGCTCAATCCGAGGGGGCAACCGGCGAGAAATTCGTTTCTTACTGGCTGCACAGCGAGCATCTGATAGTCGAGGGGAAGAAGATGTCGAAATCGCTGGGGAATTTCTTTACCCTGCGCGACATCCTCTATAAGGGGTATCCGGGACTGGCCGTGCGCTATCTGTTGCTCTCGACGCATTACCGCCAGCAATTGAATTTCACGTTCGATGGTCTTGATGCCGCTCGAAGCGCGTTGGATCGGTACAACGACTTTGTCGACAATCTGGCGTTGTATGGCGGCGGCCGATCCGATGGCACCGCGCAGGGGGCTATCGACAAAGCGAAATCCGGATTCGAAGAGAATCTTGATGATGATCTGAATATCTCCGGCGCTTTGGGCGTGCTGTTTGACCTGATTCGCGATATCAATAAGCTGAAAGCTGAGGACAAGCTTTCAGCGCCTGAACGGGATGCTGTCCTTGCTTTGGTCGATCGCTTTGATTCGGTCCTCGGATTCAAAAAACAGGCCGGGGTGCTCGATGCCGATATCGAGGCGCTGATCCAGCAACGTCAGGATGCCCGCAAGGCAAAGGATTTCGCGAAATCGGACCAGATCCGCAATGACCTGCTGGCGCAGGGGATAGTTCTTGAGGACACCCCCCAGGGGGTAAAGTGGAAACGAAAGGTTTGA